The following DNA comes from Magnolia sinica isolate HGM2019 chromosome 18, MsV1, whole genome shotgun sequence.
GGTCTTTATTTCCATGTGCATTCCTGTAGAGAACTCCTATCCCTTCTAGGGTTGAAACCTTTGTTTCGACTGCTTTTCTGAACAAAATCCTTACTGTTGACAACCAGAAAGTTGAGGAATATGGCCATGCCGAATGTGTGTTTCGTGTGTAGAAAATGTGAAGAATCTGTTGATCGCTTAGTCCTTCATTGTCAGTCCGCATGTGAAATTTGGGATCATTTTTTGGATATGTTTGGAATATGGTGGGCAGTGAGTAGAACTGTTTCTGAAGTTATCGCTAGATGGGCTGCTAGCCCTTTTTCTCAAAAGGAAGGATTATCTGTAAGCTACTGCCTTTAGCTATCTTTTGGGATGCTTGGAGAGAGGAATGATAGGATCTTCAAGGACAAGTCCATCCCCCCAATGTCAAGTGGAATTTGGAACATATGGTCTTTGAGTGGGCTTTGGCGCTGGCTGCCTGAATTTAGAGGTACTTCGATCGAGTCGTTGTGGAGGGAGTGGGACTAACTCATTTTTCAGTGACTCCCATTTTAGATGTGCAGGCCTTAAATGCATCTTGGCTTGAGCTGTTTTTGTTCCTTTTTGTTATTTCTTTCGGGCTTGTATGCTTTCtgcgtttgtgtgtgtgtgtgtttgtagtGTGTGTTAgaaatagtttatatatataaagcttagaAAGGTGACTAGAGATTCACTCCTGCTGTGCCACTCCCCTTGTGTATCTTTTAGCGTGTTTAATGAATTGGTTACCttcttttttaaataataataacaacaaaaaagaaaagaaagcaagtaagaaaaagaaaaaggaaaagtaaagaaaataaaaaggaagacTGCAAGCGGCTGAGCAGTGAGGCGTACAAGCTGTTTTGGTGATGAGACATGGTGTTGATATTCTAGAATTTTCTCATGGTTTAAGGAACATTGGATACTGAGTTGACTTGTCCTTGTCTACACATTCCAATTTAAAGCGAAACAGTGTTGCCAGGGTCATTTTATAATGGGACTGCGATAGAATGATTCCAATTGAGTGGGAATGAGTTGTTAGCAACTTTCGTCTTGGGACAGGTCTTACTCTAAAATTAAGTTTGATTCCTTGGTTTTCCTTAGGATGcaatatttacaaaaaaaaaaaaaaaaaaaaaaaaaaaccttagagaGTATGAGAAATAGAGGGCATGTAGAAAAGTAAAATGGAAGGAGAGAAAAAAATGGATCTTGTTAACTGCATTTTTAGTGTTGTAGCAAAAAGTTCGTATAAGGGTAAAATGTCCCTGTCTTTGTTCATATAAAACAACCCATATTTAGAAATACAAGAAAACCATCTAATTACTGCATACGcacataatgaaaaaaaaaaaagaaggaaaggaaaacatgaaaagaagatgtatcaagatataatAGCTGCAACAATATGGCCCCAACCTAGCAACATAGTTGTCTATGTGCTGTTGTTTGTTTTGCCCTGTATTCATTCCTGTGGTTTTTCTTGTCTGAATGTTCCCTTATTTTGAATGTCGTACTGTTCAGATTCATGTAGCAGGCCCCAATTACTtgaaataaggcttagatgatgatgatgaatgttccCTTGTTTGTTTGTTCCCTTGTTTGTTGTATTCTGCCATTTGCTTTATGGCATTAGCGGTGAACCTTTTCAAAAACAGGTTTCTGTCTAtttaattgaatttttttttttttaaggttccAGGTATTGTGTTTTCACGAGGGCCAGCTGTCGCCATACTGATCCTTTTGGAATCAGGGGATGAGACTTTTGCTGTTCTTACGGAGCAGGTAATATGCTTGTTTTAAGACGAGACTTCCGATGCTCTGTTGCAAGTAGTTACATGGTCGGACACTTGGTTCAGAAGAATAAAGTTTGTTCAATTCACTAAACCTTTGATGGATCTTTCTGGATATGTAAGGTTAGGGTTCCTGTTGGGAAGTATATTTTGGAATTGCCTGCTGGAATGTTGGATGATGACAAAGGGGACATAATTGGCACAGCGGTCCGTGAGGTaaacctttctttctttcaataGTCCTCTCTTCTCTTCCAACTCTATTTTAGCCCAAAACTATCATGTGAACCATCCAAATCCTAACTTGATCGCCAGCCATTGCAGTTATGATGTTGTTCCAATCACCATTGCAGGTTGAAGAGGAGACGGGCATATGCTTAAATTTGGCAGATATGGTTAATCTCACAGCCTTTCTCGATCCATCAACTGGATGCAAGGTTTTCCCTTCACCGGTATGTTAGCTGTAATGACTTCATCGCTTATTGGATGTGTTCAAGTGTGTTCTTCCCAATTCCTACCCACTCTATTGTGTAAGAGAAATAAGACTGCTACTTCTGATGGTAGGATTTCAGTTCGTGCCCTCCCCACTCATGCCAGTGACACAAGCGTGTTCTCTGGGCTGTTCATTAGATGGGATCCCCTGTGCGTGCATGGTTAAACGTAGGCCAATCTAGTCatcacttatcaggtgggccatgtgtataAAAGAAGACTTGTTGGAAATTGGCCGATTGTGCATGTTTGATGTCCAGATGGCCCACGTAATGATTGGACCCACCTGATTTCCCAGCTGTACATGATTGggtctacctgatgaatggcataGTTCTTGtgaacatgtgccaatgtgcgaGAGTCCACAAGTAGCCTCAGAATCAGAAGGCTCAATGTGTAAGGAGAATGCTGGAAAGAATGTCTTCTTTTACTTTGGGAGTCTCAGGTTTGGTCTTGTTCAGTCCTGTTACCACTACACATCTGCCTCTGGCTTCACCTGACAAGGGAAAAAAAGGACTTCCCTGTCCTCAACTGACCCAAAATGTAGCCTCACTCATTTAACCACACAGCTTGTGTTATCGTTTAGTTTTATACATGAAACTAATTAACATTCTTCTACTGTATAGGGTGGGTGTGATGAAGAGTTGAGTATATTTCTATATAGAGGACATGCAGATCCAGAAGTCATAACTGCACTGCACGGGAAAGAAACGGGCCTTCGGGAACATGGGGAGCTGATCAAGGTACGTGTAGTTCCCTATGAAAAGCTATGGTTAATGACGGCAGATGCAAAAGCTCTTTGTGCCATTGCGTTATATGAGATGGCCAAGAAAGAGGGACTTTTGCCTCCAAGGAATCCAACCAACCCTTCTTAAGAAGCTTGTTACATGTCCTTGCATAGAATCTGTCAGCACAGGTCAGATTGTCTGTACAGGATAACATGTGCACTTATGCATGCAATTTTATCTTTTTTTCTTAGTGTAGGATCCAGTGTTCGTCAAGTATCATCTACTATATAGTATCAACCCTACAAAATATTGATTAGTGTTCTCCAGCAAGGGATCTGGATCGTCGAACTCCAATTGCTAGAATCACAACTTGGATGAGCCATAACCCAACATTTTAGGGGGTtggaagttcatgattgattcgTCACCCATTTTTAGATGGTCAAGAATACGTTAGAGCAATGCCTGAGAAAAAGCCTAAGGATTGAAATAGTTAGAAACTTCCAATAGCTGCAATTTTTTGTCAGCTCATCCATTGGGTGGCCTGTCTACTGGTTAGTCCAGATTGATTGACAAATTTCAGAATCCTTATTGGCAACGTGACTGATATCATTTACCTATCGATGTACTAAAACACATTGAATATGGCCCCACAGctgtggatttatttatttttgtgaacTGACAACTTGATCATACAGAATATAACGACCTTAAGAAACCATATGTGGATCATGGTCAGATTTCACTGTATTTTATTTTCTGACAGTTgatgatataaaacaaatacctagTAGAACTCAATACACTCGGCGGTTTGGTTCAAACTCAACTTCTACTGAAACATTTgtatcgtcatcatcatctaagcctaatcccaattaattggggtcggctacctGAATCCAAGCATGTTCCTCTTcggattcatgttggaagttatggcataGGTTCCATGCGGAGCTGCCAACCTCCTTACCCAACACTCTTCCTTTATCTGGGCCTGGGATTGGCAATGAGAGCAAAACTCTCCCACAGGCACAacgtaatagactattacataggttgatacAATCAAGTGTTATCTAATAATCTATTACATAGGTTGTTTATAATCAACAGAGGAAAGTTCtgctgcgcaccagttctcatGGGTTCCCGTGAgaactttttaagaactcatttctcgtgatatgagcccaaaatctgaaccgtccacttgatgaagcaccccatgaaaccctcagggcccaacttttactctgatccaaaactctggtaggccatggcaaaaggaaatagtttcctctcttgatttgcctctctttcaccatggcccaccaaagttttggatcagggtaaaagttggtcCGAAaaagtttcatgggatgctgcatcaggtgaacggttcagattttgggctcatatcaccaGAAATGAGTCCTCAAAAAGCACTCACGAGAACCCGTGAGAACTGGTGTGCAGCTGGGCATTCCTCATAATAAACAATATTACTACTGAAACATTTGTATCAAGTGGCTGAGGTTTTGCATAGCATACCCAGGTCTTTGATTCTCAAGTAGGGTCCATTGGTTTGTGGCTTGCTACTACCTGGATGGGCCATGGCTACATTCAACTGAAAGAAGTCCAAAGATTTGTGGCTTGGAGCTTCCTACACTGGAGatttttgtggcatggtccatagATGAGAGGATATACAACAGAACAGTGGTTCGTTACCATTTCGTAAGCAGTAGCTTTCAAGTATGCAGCTTACAAACAGTGGTCAGACACACGTGATACGTATCTTCCTTAACAGGGAAGGCAATCGTCACCATCTGTAGTTTACCATTGTATATCACTCAGGGGCGGTTTGGATACAATTACAGTTTCAGAACAGGATAAAAAATACCagaacacacacacaaaaatcaaACAGGTTTTGTTCTTTGCTAACTTTAAACTGGTTCGCCATGTAATTAAATATCAAACACATTATCCAGCAGATGTCCGCCAATCGGCCGCATAAGATTTAATTTCACCTTATTTATCTGTTTATGATCCATCCAAAGCAGGGCAACAATTTAGATAGTTTAACTTTCTAGTTACATGTTTGCCATGTGTACTTGTGTGTGAACAATTAAATCCTATTCCCTGTTGGTTTGATCCCATAGCCCAATTGTAGATAGCATGCGTTTCTTCATTGAGGTCTCCGTTTTGAGCGCAAGTTACCTGTCATGAAAAATAATGTTTTTCCTTAACCATCACCACCACTTCTGTCCTTGTCATTGGCATCATCATTGTCACCATCATTTGAACGCGAGCCCTATTATCTCATGGAACGAGGGGCtagactcctatgttagtttAGGGGTCGTTGGACAGCATGGGTTCCAAGGGATTTGTGGGAATTTCAATTGTTTGGAACGTTTTTGTAGCAAGTAGTTCTAAGGATTTAGATTTTGATTCCTCCAAAATCCCTCCAACGTGCTGTTGATGCATTCCCACCTCAAAGCTGGTTTGGAAAAATCCTTTCATTTCAACAGGTTTGAAAATACACACTGCCAAACAATCACTTGCACCACTTTGAAAATGGCTTTAGACTAATCCTATACTACCGACAAGTAGATGTAGCAAATCTCTACAATCCACTGATAAAGCAATCCGAACCATCTAAATAAtggtcatcaaatggatggttaaaggtaaattgtgagtggtccaaattctcAAGGGAAAAATATATTATTTCACCAGTGTAATTTTGTTACTTATGCTCCAGCTACAGTTGGGCTGGCGGTCTTGAACAAATATTGTCGATGAATCAcaaccattttatttttatttttttaatggagggtaattgCAGCAACCTCCCCTCTGTTTCAAAGATCTGTTCCAGATTTCCCCAAGAGAAGGCAACATTGGCATCTTTATCTCATAGATGGTGGTTGCAGACGCGTAGGCTTGAATTAGcgtatgtcatccaacctgttcgatATGGTCGCTCCACTCCAAAACTCATGCTGATCCAACCACCAGGATGTCAATTTGGAATTTTTTAAGTGGTCAGCAGTTTTGTATCGTGTAGCTCAACTGACaattggattagcctgattttttgttcCTCCAATTTTTATGGGGGGACCCAgctggatgggttggatgccattTATAAATAACAGTGGGTCCCATACAGGCAAAAGGCAAgagaatggaagcggattgcagcTTGcaggattgcatactgagtaactcagtatgctagtAAACTCGGTGGggcccaactgtgatgtatgcgtcttatccatgccatccatctgttttgccagtacattttaggacatgagccgaaaattgaagtatatcgaaagctcaagtggcccacactataggaaacagtgtgaattgaatgactatggtccaaaacttcttgggggccacagatattttgaatgaagctgatatttgtgctttcccttcatccatgtctatgtgaccatatgaacatgttggatgataaataaacatcactatagttttttttttctatggtgtggttcacttgagctttagatatacatCAACTTTAGGTTCATGACCTAAAACGTGCTGAtataacggatggacggagtggataagaacatacatcacggtggcccccatggtttactcagtaggcaatacGCTTCCCCAACCAACCCTCCTGATacgagggtatttttgtcatttggtaCAGATTTCACAAGCCTCTCTAATGGTGGGAAAGTGGCTGTATATAAATGAGGGGAGGTACCTGCAAtta
Coding sequences within:
- the LOC131233137 gene encoding nudix hydrolase 14, chloroplastic isoform X1, whose protein sequence is MTSRLHFRHQFLLPTNPTSSRFPYLRFIISSLLPFATSSSSPSSSSSSSLAFIRPRMSAHHHSQAQSHAGPQISTIHLSGGESFEIVAAEGLSDSDFRNAIDSSLFKQWLKNMQSETGILANGSMSLRQVLIQGVDMFGRGVGFLKFKADVIDKETGKKVPGIVFSRGPAVAILILLESGDETFAVLTEQVRVPVGKYILELPAGMLDDDKGDIIGTAVREVEEETGICLNLADMVNLTAFLDPSTGCKVFPSPGGCDEELSIFLYRGHADPEVITALHGKETGLREHGELIKHTQVFDSQVGSIGLWLATTWMGHGYIQLKEVQRFVAWSFLHWRFLWHGP
- the LOC131233137 gene encoding nudix hydrolase 14, chloroplastic isoform X2, which codes for MTSRLHFRHQFLLPTNPTSSRFPYLRFIISSLLPFATSSSSPSSSSSSSLAFIRPRMSAHHHSQAQSHAGPQISTIHLSGGESFEIVAAEGLSDSDFRNAIDSSLFKQWLKNMQSETGILANGSMSLRQVLIQGVDMFGRGVGFLKFKADVIDKETGKKVPGIVFSRGPAVAILILLESGDETFAVLTEQVRVPVGKYILELPAGMLDDDKGDIIGTAVREVEEETGICLNLADMVNLTAFLDPSTGCKVFPSPGGCDEELSIFLYRGHADPEVITALHGKETGLREHGELIKVFDSQVGSIGLWLATTWMGHGYIQLKEVQRFVAWSFLHWRFLWHGP
- the LOC131233137 gene encoding nudix hydrolase 14, chloroplastic isoform X3; protein product: MTSRLHFRHQFLLPTNPTSSRFPYLRFIISSLLPFATSSSSPSSSSSSSLAFIRPRMSAHHHSQAQSHAGPQISTIHLSGGESFEIVAAEGLSDSDFRNAIDSSLFKQWLKNMQSETGILANGSMSLRQVLIQGVDMFGRGVGFLKFKADVIDKETGKKVPGIVFSRGPAVAILILLESGDETFAVLTEQVRVPVGKYILELPAGMLDDDKGDIIGTAVREVEEETGICLNLADMVNLTAFLDPSTGCKVFPSPGGCDEELSIFLYRGHADPEVITALHGKETGLREHGELIKVRVVPYEKLWLMTADAKALCAIALYEMAKKEGLLPPRNPTNPS